One Hevea brasiliensis isolate MT/VB/25A 57/8 chromosome 6, ASM3005281v1, whole genome shotgun sequence genomic window, TTTAAACTTCTTAGCTGATTCTTCAGCATAATGCTTGAGTTGAGTAACTGTTGGGTTTGCTCTTAAAGGTGGAGGATCAGCTCCCATTTCTACTGCCTCCCATAAATCCAACCCCTTTAACAAAGCCTTCATTCTCACAGCCCATATTTGATAATTTTCACCATTAAAGATTGGAGGTGAAAGAGCTCCAGCATTGCTTGAAGCCATTTAACacagcagaattttttttttttttggtgaggTTTCCTTGCTTGTTTTCTCTCAGAACTCACAGTCCCTCAAAGATCATggaaggctctgataccatttgcAGGTTGTTTCAGACAAAGAAGTGGAGAAAAAACTAGTTTCATTCCTTTAATACATATGCATATATAGCATTATAAAAGGTGCATCAGCCATCACATGTTTAATTACTGTTTACATCAGCTTTTCTACCTAAAAAACAGAGAGCCATACTTAAAATTAAGCAAAGTACATTGATTAAAATGATACAATTTCTGCATAATGTGAcagcaaaaatgtcataactatCATCAAATTATCATTCATTTCAGAATTATGTTTGAACTTTTATGCAAGTCATGTAAATATAACTAAATGTGAAGTTTCCACCAGGTGGGGAAGAAAAGAACAAAAACATCTGCTACGTAACAAAGAAGAAACTTGCATAGGAAATCTCATCACAGTTTGAAGATCAAAATGCTGGGTGGATCCAAGAGTCCAGTAATATATACTCAGCCCTATAAGCTCGGCAAGAGAGATGTACCGTCGTAGAAATAGGCAATCCTGTCCTTGGAGTGCATTTTAGAGAGAAGCTTTTACTGGAAGAGCTGCGAAGATGGCTATGTAGACTCAGCCATGGCGACCGAGAGAGAGAACTGATGTGCCGTATATATGTTTACTACATTTATCCAAACGACACGTCGAACGCCTTGGATCAAAACGCTACGTCTTTTGGTCGAAATagaaaaaatatagatggatgacGTGGCAACTTTGTCATCACCGTATATAGAGCTACCGGACGGAACCCAAACCCTACCCATTTCAGTTCCACGATCTCGAACAATCTACATACAAAACAATCACCTCGTCGTTGCTCAGCAGAGTCTGGTTTCCTGAAACATCGATCTCTTTCGCTACAGATTCACTCCGCTCTCAGCTTCTTAATCTCAAGCGTTAGTTTCTTTATCTGTTTACCTTATTCCATATGTGCATATGATCGACCAGTTTATGTGCCTTTAGATCTAGGGTTAGACTGGATAATCCGTGTACTGATATCCTGGTTGAGATTTCTGATATTCTCGATTGTTTCTGAACTGATTGGATTTATCTGTTAGTTTGATGGTGATTTTGTTCATCCTATTTGTTGATGTGTTTTCGTGTTATAAATAGTACGAAGGAAAATCCATGATTACAGAGTAATTTGAGATTTGTGATATTCTATTTTTCAATgggattattgagatgtgtggtaAAGTTGATCTCTGACTCTCATGATTTTGCTTAGATCAATATCTTTCATTGTTTTGGTTGAAATTGAACTTTGTTGTGTGAGAGAGGACTGACTAAATTCTTGTTTTGCTTTTAGTTCTAAAGCATTAGCTGTTATCATTTCCATGGTAGCCATAATGATGTGCCTTTCTAGCCCTCTTGCGTGATGTGCTTTTTTTTCCCCCTCCTTGTTAAGGGGAGAATGATATAAACAAGTTTGTAAATGACGCTAGCATCTTTTGATTAATGTGATTTATAGAATTAGATTGGTTTTTATTCATGAGAAATAGATAGCTTTGTGAATGAAAGCATGAAACTATGCCTATGGTACTCCAGGGAGAGGGTACGCTGCTATTCATATGGGGAACTTTtgtttgttgaaaaacatatgaaAATTCTTGTGGGGTGAAATGCAATTTTGAGCTCTTATGGATTGGTCATTAtgaatagtcaaaatggtaatagcgtgaatatagattatagaacaatagaaaagaatgtaaattatactagaaattTGTTTATAATGATCTTTCTTATTCAGTAAAGAACTTGACGACAATGTGTTCATGTTAGGATTGCCTTTCTTTCAATACCAATTGCAGTGTGGAAGTACCTTTGGGAGATATGGAGGCTTctagttaactaaattatttaataagattctaaacacaAATATTTGAAAATGCCTTAtgatggaggaagagtattttagtacctatttttaaaggcGGCTTTGGCAGCCAGCTCAAACTataggaattaaactcatgagccatactatttgTATTTATGAACTGCTAATAATTTTCTATCTCtacctcaatcaatttggtttcatgcccattGCTCAACTAtgggcgatctttctcattagaagcttgatggagaaatatagagatgtgaagaaagatctacacatggttttattgatttggagaaggcatgatagtgttccaagagagatcttatggaatgtgttagaacaaaagagggtatctattagcttgtacatacaagtattgaaagatatgtatgaagtatTTCTATTGTTTAGTACCTCTAATAATTGCATACTTGTAGacttcaattggattacaccgatGGAAGttgacattagttttagatggatTTACAAAGTTTTCTGAGTGCATGATGTTAATGCTGCATAATTGAATTGCAAGATGGATGCATTTGCTTGATGTTGTGGAAGTAAAATTAAAACTGTATAGCCTTACCGTTCTGGCAAATCCCAATTCCCAGGCATGCTTCTAGTTGGTGTGGCATTCGTTTTCAGTCTTTTGGGTTCGAATCGTGAtatggaaggagttagtttgaatggggtggtatcccaaagtaatcactttaaatatctaggctcgatccttcaagtagatggggatgtgaggaggatgttagtcataggattaaagctggatggttgaagtggagacgtgccacgggagttttatgtgatcgtaagattcccaataaattaaaggaaaattttgATTTCTGGCCATAagcctatgttatatggtagtgagtgttgggcctttgtaagagtcgtatgcatctaagataagagatgagaatgttaaggtggatgtcgccatactagactagataaagtccgtaatgatcgTCTTTCAAATCATAATAGTTCAAGAAGATAAGTTGAGAAAGGGAGATAGGTTATTGGTCATTGCTATATTAGACATAATGCCAAAATAAATTTTGAGTCATTATGCTTCATGCTCTACTTGTGAATACAGATTTAAACAAACCTGCCAGAATTAATGCCCACAAACAAATACTCTGCAAAAGAAAGAGGCATtgatattttgaaattatttttgggataaaggcttagttgagttgagttgagttgagtatggaTTGGTCATTATCCTGTTAGAAATGCGATAATGCGATTTTTAGCTGCTGTGTCCACTTTTATAATGTTCTGAAATCCTGGTTTCTTTGTTTATAATGATCTTTCTTATTCAGTAAAGAACTTGACGACAATGTGTTCATGTTAGGATTGCCTTTCTTTCAATTTCCTATGCAGGATGTCGGAACCACCTTTTCGACCACGGGAGAAGCTTCTAGAGAAGCAGAAGTATTTCCAAAGCATCCACAAACACACATATTTGAAAGGGCCTTATGATAAGATCACCTCTGTTGCCATTCCTGCGGCTTTGGCAGCCAGCGCAATATTCCTTATCGTGAGTCTATTTCTATTTATGAACTGCTAATAATTTTCTAGTCTCTACCTACATAAAAACTGTTGAATTTTGTGTAATATGACTCGAACCTTATGTGTTCTCAGGGACGAGGGATCTATAATATGTCTCATGGGATTGGGAAGAAAGAATGAGGAGGCATCTTTTTTAATGACAGGCATCATGTTGATTTCTGCTCATATTTTAAAGGATTATTTGCTCTTGCACATGGACTAGTTGTGTTTGAAGTATTTCTTTTGTTTAGTACCTCTAATAATTGCATACTTGTAGACTTCTTGCTACCGATGGAAGTTGACACTTCACTGTTGATGGATTTATTTTCTGAGTCTTTTAATGCTGCATAATTGAATTGCAAGATGGATGCATTTGCTTGATGTTGTGGAAGTAAAATTAAAACTGTATAGCCTTACCGTTCTGGCAAATCCCAATTCCCAGGCATGCTTCTAGTTGGTGTGGCATTCGTTTTCAGTCTTTTGGGTTCGAATCGTTTATGCTTTTCAAAGTGTATGTGATGTAAGCTTCAGCTAGTGAAGCCAAGAGGCGATACACTCGTATACGGTGATGAACAATTCGATCAACCCCTCATTAAAAACTACTTGGTAGTTAGGTCCATAGTTGCACATCCCTGGTTGGAGATAGACCGGGGAAGATTATGTCTGTTTTGATTTCTGGCCAAAGCCGTAAGATCAGGAGTGATTGGGGCTTTGTACGACCGTATTTACCGACATAAACATAAATGGTGAATGTCGCACGAGGCTGTAAACTAATTTAATGATCGTCTTTCAAATCATAATAGTTCAAGAATGATGGTTAATAAATGATAGGTTATTTCATTGCTATATTAACATAATGCCAAAATAAATTTTGAGTCATTATGCTTCATGCTCTACTTGTGAATACAGATTTAAgcaaatctgccagaattagtGCCCACAAACAAATACTCTGCAAAAGAAAGCGGCATtgattttttgaaattatttttcaaatatattatattgaactattattttttaattttaatataaatatttaatttaaatggtattaaatttttatatgaaatttaataaatattatacatatttaaaataacaaataattttaaatttgatatatttttaaatggtattttttaaatttcagtCCAAATATTTTCCAAGTGCattctaattattaaattttttaaaacttaaaatataattaatatcgaTTTTATTATGCAATTTGAAATCATAAATTACATTTTTTAAAAGTTTAATCGATATatattagtttttaaatttttaaaatttattgatttaattttttatattttaataaatttataaatttattttcgtTATTCGAATAATAgttaaattgttattaattttaataaaaataattagaatattatttattataattttttaattaaaattatttaactaaattttagtaaaatttacCCATTAACCTATAAAATTTAgagataaatttattaaaatattaaaaactaaataaGTGAATTTTAATCATTGGTTTTGCGAACTAAATTGGAATTTATATTTtttgaaaagaaaattaatttatgtataaacTCCCTTCTACCCTTCTAGCGATTTGAGCTCTATAGACTACTGTCCTCGCTTCTACAGTCTAGCAAAGGAAATCCAGCTTCTGGTGCGcagttgctctctctctctctctctctctctctctctcattagtACACCCACTGCACAAACCCTAAGTAGTACGGCAATTTATCTATGTCTTTTAGCTGTTTAATTTAGTCATTGAATTGCTTGTTTACTTGCATTTGCAGTTGCAGAAATGCCCAAAGTGAAGACAAACCGGATCAAATATCCAGATGGGTGGGAGTTGATCGAGCCTACTCTTCGCGAGCTAGATGCCAAGATGAGGGAAGGTTAATCTTCTTACTTCTTTCTGTATTTTTGTCTTCTTCTTTGTCAATGAAGCTGATCTTATCATACCTTCGTTTGGCAGCTGAAAATGATCCTCATGATGGCAAGAGAAAATGTGAAACTCTCTGGCCTATTTTCAGAATTGCCCATCAAAGGAGCCGCTACATTTTTGACATTTATTATAAAACGAATGAAATTTCTAAAGAGCTTTACGAGTTCTGCTTGGAACAAGGTTATGGCGATCGTAACCTGATTGCAAAATGGAAAAAGGTTAGCTTTAGCAATTATGTTTGTGTGTATTTGTATTACTACATGTAGTGGCATTTATTTGTGTTCGAGAAGTTTGAACTGATCTATGACTTTCTACGGCATTAAaattttcctcttttgctgaatTATGATATTTTTATATCTTGAAATAGACTTTTGGAAAATTTCGTTACTGTCAATGCCCTATTGAGCTGTCAACATGGATGGATCAGTTGTGGTAATGATATGGATAAATCTATATTTGTTATGATATTTTTATTTGGCAACTTGAATTTAGTTGAAAATGACATCGATTTTTAGTTATAATTTTTAAGATTACCAGtaaattttatttagttatttcaaaataaaattggaATAGTTTTTGTAGGAATTAGACATATATTTACAAGGCTAACCAAACATATAGTAAGATTCCGTTCCATGATTGGTTGGCTTATGCTTTCTTGGTTGGCTTATGCTAGTAATGGATAGAAGCAGGGCCTGTTTGGTCCATAAGAAATTTAGAAACTTCTTTTTATGGTGTCCATTTGTTTGAATTACAGCCAGGATATGAACGACTCTGCTGCCTACGCTGCATTCAGCCAAGGGATCACAACTTTGGCACAACTTGTGTTTGCAGGGTCCCCAAGCATCTAAGGGAAGAAAAGGTTGTTGAGTGTGTTCATTGTGGTTGTAGGGGCTGTGCAAGTGGGGATTGATGGCGACTTTGTATAAAATCTTCCTTTTTTCATGGTACAGAGTTTCCTCTTGTTTAGACCCTATCATAAGTACCTGTTGTAACTGACTTTAAGAAATGACTATCATGAATCACGCTTTGTGTATCAGGGCCTAACTGTTTGACAGAAACTGAGACTGAATGAAGTCTAAGGTGGACCTTGACCAAATTTCGTACTCATCAAATTTTCTTCTCAAATATTCAAACTGAGAATATGGCACATAGTTGGGTACCTTTTCATACCCTGGCGAGATAAGATAAATAAAACAATAGGAATTTGTGCCCAACTATTGGGTGAACCTGGCAGTTCTATTTGAGGGTTGTTTGATGAGATTTGAACTAAAAGTAGATTATTGACTGGTATTATTTCCCTTTTTGTCCGGAAGACATTATTCCCTGAACATGTTACTTTTATTGCAAATTGTATGCCTGCTTATCATTAGTCCTCTCTGTACCTCgttgttaatttttttgcttGGCTTTTCTGGTGCCATTGCCCAATGCCCACTACCGGTCAGTGTTCAAGGTGCTCTATATATGCAATAGTTTTTTCATTTGTACATCTTGCTACTCCAGGTATCGGACAAGGTCAAGTCTTCCTCTTTCTATAACATTAGGGATTGGAGATAGATTATATTGCACATTTGAACAAGGGATGGACTCAACTATCTTGCTGACTGATTCTGTTGGAGCCAGGCAATTAGGAAAGTTTTAAGAAAGAATAAATTTGGACTTGCAATTGCTCTTTTATTTTTTGTTGGCTAAATTTGTGCACAGGTTTCATATTTTTGGAGGATAATTTTTTTTCATGTCATTTTATCTTCTAACTGAAGCATTGAGAATGATTGGCCTCTCCAAATAAGCTATTGTGCCTTTGCTTGAAATGTCTAAACAGGATTCACCTTGCTTAACTATGTCATCATATTTTTGTAATCCAAGAAATCTTTTGTTATATAGTTTTGCTTGGCCAGAATGAGAGACTTGGTGTACATATTGAAAACTGAGACAATGCAGGTGAGGAATGTTAATTGCatatttgaagatttctttgaattaTATTACTAAAAACATGTTAAAAAAACAATTTCTTGAAAGTAGAATTCTAGATTGCCAGCCTGCAAGAGTATTAATTGGATTATATAAAATCTACTTTTTGGGTCAAACGTGAATTGTGAATATGATAATGTTTAGGTATGAATTGCATAAAACACTCAATGGAAAAGAATTTATATACTATCAGTCAACATTAGGTTGTATAAGTGGGCAAAGACAACTTGGCACTAACCAAGGAAGAGGAAAAAGGAACTTGTCAAGAAAAAATTGTCCATGCATCTCTGATTTAGATGCTAAGAAACATCTGAAATGGCAATCCATgcttattttgttttctttttgttTTGGGTGGGATGTTCATGTTGGACTTCTATCTCCCACAACTAGAGGAAAGATTCTAACTTTTAACAGCTGATCAGGGTTTTGGCGCTGTCTTCACTCATTTCCAGTATTGATAATTAGtgtggttttattttatttttaagttcTTAGGAAAGGATCAAAACTTCAACACAACCCAATTTTTAATGCATGAGAGTCTGTTGTATTATAGCCATTTAAACCATGGTTTCTTCTTGGACCTGGAAGACATCACTGTTCATGTTCTGACTGGATTGATCTGGTCTATGTTGATGATTAGAGGAGCTATTTGATTTATTCCTGTAAAAAGCCTTGAGCTTGGCTTGGTAGGGGCATTGTGCACTCTATCTGTTTCATTTTATATGTTTGTCATTGTCTAAACAATTATTTCACTAGTATTCATCCACGTATATTCTAACATTTGCAGATCAATGATCTACTTAGGGAACATTTATCTGTG contains:
- the LOC110648790 gene encoding uncharacterized protein LOC110648790; its protein translation is MSEPPFRPREKLLEKQKYFQSIHKHTYLKGPYDKITSVAIPAALAASAIFLIGRGIYNMSHGIGKKE
- the LOC110648781 gene encoding protein BUD31 homolog 1, coding for MPKVKTNRIKYPDGWELIEPTLRELDAKMREAENDPHDGKRKCETLWPIFRIAHQRSRYIFDIYYKTNEISKELYEFCLEQGYGDRNLIAKWKKPGYERLCCLRCIQPRDHNFGTTCVCRVPKHLREEKVVECVHCGCRGCASGD